One Prevotella melaninogenica DNA window includes the following coding sequences:
- a CDS encoding Crp/Fnr family transcriptional regulator: protein MKDLVNDSRDIARELARKYSTMTHDELDVLESILVPMKFAKGQMILSEGEICKHVYYIERGLIRQFYFKNGKQITEHLGEDRSIFMCIESLFREEPTKLQVEALEPTWVYALPKQKLEQVALHNVNIQILYRKILEESLITSQVHADLVRFETAQARYKRMCKLSPQVILRAPLVYIASYLQMTPETLSRVRSSTLLDD from the coding sequence ATGAAAGATTTGGTGAACGATTCAAGAGATATAGCGCGTGAATTGGCACGTAAATATAGTACGATGACTCATGATGAGTTGGATGTACTTGAAAGTATCCTCGTACCAATGAAATTCGCAAAAGGACAGATGATTCTCAGTGAAGGTGAAATCTGCAAGCACGTTTATTATATAGAAAGAGGTTTAATTCGTCAATTCTATTTTAAGAACGGTAAACAGATTACTGAACACTTAGGAGAGGATAGAAGTATCTTTATGTGTATAGAAAGTCTTTTCCGTGAGGAGCCAACCAAACTACAGGTTGAGGCTTTAGAGCCAACATGGGTTTATGCGCTGCCAAAACAGAAGTTGGAGCAGGTGGCACTTCATAATGTTAATATTCAGATTCTCTATCGTAAGATATTAGAAGAGAGTCTTATCACTTCACAGGTACATGCTGACCTTGTACGTTTTGAGACTGCACAGGCTCGTTATAAGAGAATGTGTAAGCTAAGTCCACAGGTTATTTTGCGTGCACCGCTGGTTTATATTGCCAGCTATCTGCAGATGACACCAGAAACATTAAGCCGTGTTCGTTCGTCAACATTGCTTGATGATTAA
- the hisC gene encoding histidinol-phosphate transaminase: MINLQNLIRTNIRELISCAETKAEENVRDSQHIMLDANENPYNKPFNRYPSDNQIELKEELAKLKGVRTKEIFLSNGSTEAIDMCYRIFCQPKVDNVVAIEPTCELYKHFVRLNDIEYRSVLLDEEFQLNAAELLKACDKHTKLVWLCSPNTPSGNLLNVEEVEKVLKGFDGIVIIDEAYADFTRLQIFRERLSEFPNMIVLNTFSKAWASAAIRLGVVYAQEAIINIFNKVSSPYHISQLTQAQGLDALKHRYDIEDWIKILLLERKRMILAFESLACCEKVYPSNANFFLAKMRDAQSVYDYLCEKGIHVRNCSNVSLCGNCLRITIGSKAENAEILGILRYYKPSK, encoded by the coding sequence ATGATAAACTTACAAAATCTAATTAGAACAAATATTAGAGAACTCATCTCTTGCGCTGAAACAAAAGCTGAAGAGAATGTAAGGGATTCTCAACATATTATGCTTGATGCTAATGAAAATCCATATAACAAACCTTTTAACCGCTATCCTTCTGACAATCAGATAGAGTTGAAAGAAGAACTTGCCAAGCTAAAAGGTGTTAGAACTAAGGAGATTTTCTTAAGCAATGGCTCTACAGAGGCGATAGATATGTGCTATCGAATCTTTTGTCAGCCAAAGGTTGATAATGTTGTTGCCATTGAACCGACCTGTGAACTATACAAACATTTTGTCAGATTAAATGATATTGAATACCGTTCAGTACTTTTGGATGAGGAGTTTCAGTTAAATGCTGCAGAACTTCTAAAGGCTTGTGACAAGCATACAAAGTTAGTATGGCTTTGCTCTCCTAATACCCCAAGCGGCAATTTGTTGAATGTTGAAGAAGTTGAGAAGGTCTTGAAAGGATTTGATGGTATTGTTATTATTGATGAGGCTTATGCTGATTTCACACGTCTGCAAATCTTTCGAGAGCGTTTGTCAGAATTCCCTAACATGATAGTACTCAACACTTTCTCTAAGGCATGGGCAAGTGCTGCTATCCGTTTAGGTGTGGTTTATGCACAAGAAGCTATTATAAATATCTTCAACAAAGTGAGTAGTCCTTACCATATCAGCCAACTGACACAAGCGCAGGGGCTTGATGCGCTTAAGCATCGCTATGATATCGAAGATTGGATAAAGATACTCTTATTAGAGCGTAAGCGTATGATTCTTGCCTTCGAGAGTTTAGCTTGTTGTGAGAAAGTCTATCCATCGAATGCCAATTTCTTCTTAGCAAAGATGAGAGATGCACAAAGTGTGTATGATTATCTGTGTGAAAAAGGTATTCATGTTAGGAACTGTTCTAATGTTTCGTTATGCGGTAATTGCTTGCGTATAACAATTGGTTCTAAGGCTGAAAACGCAGAGATCCTTGGAATACTTAGATATTATAAGCCATCAAAATAG
- a CDS encoding DUF4494 domain-containing protein: MRSRTSTWFETRVRYDKTMEDGQNKKVIEQYVVDAFSFSEAEEFITEEMSHYVSGEFDVKAISPAPFGEIFFSDIDTDDKWFKAKLSFITLDEKTDKEKRTSVTYLVQAHSVSGAVKHVDEVMGSTMIDYEIAAITETKIMDVFEHHAGKKNEKPEFEQ, translated from the coding sequence ATGAGAAGTAGAACAAGCACTTGGTTTGAGACACGAGTTAGATATGACAAGACCATGGAAGATGGTCAGAACAAGAAAGTCATTGAACAATATGTGGTTGATGCATTCAGTTTCTCTGAGGCTGAGGAGTTTATCACAGAGGAAATGTCACACTATGTTAGTGGTGAGTTTGACGTAAAAGCCATTTCTCCAGCACCATTCGGTGAGATTTTCTTTAGCGATATTGATACTGACGACAAGTGGTTTAAGGCAAAGCTTTCTTTCATCACATTGGATGAAAAGACAGATAAGGAAAAGCGTACTTCAGTAACTTATCTTGTTCAGGCACATTCTGTAAGCGGTGCTGTTAAGCATGTAGACGAGGTGATGGGTTCTACTATGATCGATTACGAGATTGCAGCTATCACTGAAACAAAGATTATGGATGTCTTTGAGCATCATGCTGGAAAGAAGAACGAGAAGCCTGAATTCGAACAATAA
- a CDS encoding DNA methylase, producing the protein MSSSRKPSTKTYIAIDLKSFYASVECVERGLDPMTTNLVVADKGRTEKTICLAVSPSLKAHGIPGRARLFEVIQCLREVNEERCLLAGKALTGKSYNAKELEQHPDWAVDYLTAIPRMSHYIKHSAKIYNIYLRYIAPEDIHVYSIDEVFIDATAYLSSYRMTGHELARKMISDVLRETGITATAGIGTNMYLCKVAMDIVAKHIPADKDGVRIAELDEQSYREKLWDHRPLTDFWRVGRGIAQRLYSYGIDTMGKIARCSIHQEELLYKLFGVNAELLIDHAWGWESCTMEMVKAYRPEHSSMSSGQVLQEPYSFRKARVVVQEMIDAIALDLVEKRCVTDQLVLYVGYDRESLNSPAGKGYTGRITVDWYGRKVPKSSHGTVNLHRFTSSTRLIAKAVLTLYDDIVDKRLLVRRLGISTNHVISEEQMKQKAHNPVELDMFTDYEAVRREKQVEDAELKRERKIQETIINIKKRFGKNSMLRGLNFDEGSTARERNKQIGGHKA; encoded by the coding sequence ATGTCTTCATCAAGAAAACCATCTACTAAGACTTACATTGCCATAGACCTTAAATCGTTCTATGCCAGTGTGGAATGTGTAGAGCGTGGACTTGACCCAATGACAACCAACTTGGTTGTAGCGGATAAAGGAAGAACAGAAAAGACTATTTGTCTTGCCGTCTCACCATCTCTGAAGGCACACGGAATTCCTGGCCGTGCACGTCTTTTTGAAGTGATACAATGCTTGAGAGAGGTTAATGAGGAACGTTGTCTCTTAGCAGGAAAAGCACTTACAGGAAAATCATACAACGCGAAAGAACTCGAACAACATCCTGATTGGGCTGTTGATTATCTTACGGCAATCCCCCGTATGTCTCATTATATCAAGCATAGCGCAAAGATTTACAATATTTACCTGCGCTATATTGCCCCAGAAGACATACATGTTTACTCCATTGATGAGGTCTTTATTGATGCTACAGCTTATCTCTCCAGCTATCGTATGACAGGTCACGAATTGGCAAGGAAGATGATAAGCGACGTGCTACGTGAGACTGGTATAACAGCAACTGCGGGCATTGGTACGAATATGTATCTGTGTAAAGTGGCTATGGATATCGTTGCAAAGCATATTCCTGCTGACAAAGATGGAGTGCGTATAGCCGAATTAGATGAACAAAGCTATCGTGAAAAGCTTTGGGATCATCGTCCACTTACAGACTTCTGGCGTGTAGGAAGAGGAATTGCGCAGCGTCTATATTCCTATGGGATAGACACGATGGGGAAAATTGCACGCTGCTCTATTCATCAAGAAGAGCTTCTTTATAAACTTTTCGGAGTCAATGCAGAATTGCTTATTGACCATGCTTGGGGTTGGGAGTCTTGTACGATGGAGATGGTTAAGGCATACCGACCAGAGCATAGCTCAATGAGTAGCGGTCAAGTTCTTCAAGAACCATACAGCTTTCGTAAAGCAAGAGTTGTCGTGCAGGAGATGATTGATGCGATAGCCTTAGACTTAGTTGAGAAACGTTGCGTTACAGATCAACTCGTTTTATACGTTGGCTATGACCGTGAAAGCCTGAATTCACCTGCAGGAAAGGGATATACTGGTCGCATTACTGTTGACTGGTATGGACGGAAAGTGCCAAAGAGTTCACACGGAACAGTCAATCTTCATCGATTTACGTCATCAACTCGCCTAATAGCAAAGGCTGTTCTTACACTTTATGATGATATTGTCGATAAAAGGTTATTAGTCAGAAGATTGGGTATATCAACTAATCATGTCATTAGTGAAGAGCAAATGAAGCAAAAGGCACATAACCCTGTTGAGCTCGATATGTTTACAGATTATGAAGCAGTAAGGCGAGAAAAGCAGGTTGAAGATGCAGAGTTGAAACGTGAAAGAAAGATACAAGAAACGATTATCAATATTAAAAAACGATTTGGTAAGAACTCTATGCTCCGTGGTTTGAACTTTGATGAAGGTTCGACAGCAAGAGAACGAAACAAACAGATAGGAGGACATAAGGCATGA
- a CDS encoding TonB-dependent receptor plug domain-containing protein, which produces MRKLLFIIFLTCFQTSLYAQTNNVLLSRILRQVQLFPQEKTYVFTDADSYQAGQRINLRVFLVNAVVHQADSVSRYVYVELLNPERLVVKRVRLIRSDQGFVGHIDIPEGVAKGRYLLRSYTKNMLNLSRYESLKSIFIGGHGKLLHFKYRDTTDIINRNSKIKLSINKLNKNIKVRINNPSDSLNSSYRLFVHCRSIPLYFGKISQGKDIILSYDSLSQGGIYSFQLLDSNLKTVVEKLKFLYPEKEQCPISVRWMATEKSNDEQIPFIIKADSLREGETMDVSLRVEYARTDDLTGQSNILSHLLYDMDVAACPEEPTSVLSDNQSERLLDSCSWNRYRMVDVIRGECKKGKIGIEKSAVIRGRVEILVGHKAIKEGIVNLISPDKGFYAVTKTDAQGRFSFEGIDFPEGTQYVLNAFTKAGKSWVKLLLDEEEFPAYKGQLPPFEWTSNDTTRVDATLALPKGGIQMEEVNVFSHQPTYSSRSDAYARTADFSFGLRDIESIGATCLHELLRRVPSVTVELGKCYVRGGTAVDGKRPAAIAIDGIFVNDDYDLDNIQMSDVERVDVFKGGSTVIWGAIGGMGVISITTKKGDFKAASVPLTNTKTFTTLGYQIPQSYTPNAHTPVWLPSLRGSSFRLLLPTEYRSNYRIIIEGVTSEGRIIHYVGELGK; this is translated from the coding sequence ATGAGAAAACTACTATTCATAATATTTCTAACATGTTTTCAAACATCATTGTATGCTCAGACTAACAATGTGTTACTGAGTCGTATCCTACGGCAGGTACAGCTATTCCCGCAAGAGAAGACCTACGTATTTACCGATGCAGATAGTTATCAAGCAGGACAGCGTATTAACTTGCGTGTCTTCTTAGTGAATGCAGTAGTTCATCAGGCGGATAGTGTGAGCCGTTATGTATACGTAGAACTTCTTAATCCAGAACGTCTCGTTGTGAAACGAGTACGTCTAATACGAAGCGATCAAGGTTTTGTTGGACATATTGATATTCCAGAGGGAGTTGCAAAAGGACGTTATTTGTTACGTAGTTATACGAAGAATATGTTGAACCTCAGTCGCTATGAGAGTCTTAAAAGTATCTTTATTGGTGGTCATGGAAAGCTATTACATTTTAAGTATAGGGACACTACTGATATTATCAATAGAAATTCGAAAATAAAACTATCTATCAATAAATTAAACAAGAATATTAAAGTAAGAATTAATAATCCGTCAGATAGCTTAAATAGTAGCTATAGACTATTTGTTCACTGTCGTTCAATCCCTCTTTACTTTGGGAAAATAAGCCAAGGAAAAGATATTATTCTGAGTTATGATAGTCTTTCTCAAGGTGGTATTTATTCTTTCCAGCTCTTGGATTCCAACTTAAAAACAGTTGTAGAAAAACTGAAATTCTTATATCCAGAGAAAGAACAGTGTCCGATTTCTGTAAGATGGATGGCGACAGAGAAATCAAATGATGAGCAAATACCTTTTATTATTAAGGCTGATAGCTTACGAGAGGGAGAGACAATGGACGTTTCTCTACGTGTAGAATATGCCAGAACTGACGATTTAACAGGACAATCAAACATTCTTTCTCATTTATTATACGATATGGATGTAGCAGCTTGTCCAGAAGAACCAACATCTGTTCTTTCTGATAATCAATCAGAACGATTGCTTGACAGCTGTAGTTGGAATCGGTATCGAATGGTAGATGTAATCAGAGGGGAATGTAAGAAGGGTAAGATTGGTATCGAAAAGTCTGCTGTAATACGTGGACGAGTTGAGATATTGGTAGGGCATAAAGCTATAAAAGAAGGAATTGTAAATCTTATTTCACCCGATAAAGGTTTTTATGCTGTTACTAAAACCGATGCACAAGGTCGTTTTTCATTTGAAGGAATAGATTTTCCTGAAGGTACACAGTATGTTCTTAATGCCTTTACAAAAGCTGGAAAATCGTGGGTAAAACTGCTATTAGATGAAGAGGAGTTCCCTGCTTATAAAGGTCAACTTCCGCCGTTTGAATGGACGAGTAATGATACTACACGCGTAGATGCAACATTGGCACTTCCTAAAGGTGGCATACAAATGGAAGAAGTGAATGTTTTTAGCCATCAACCTACCTATTCTTCTCGTTCTGACGCTTATGCACGCACTGCTGACTTTTCCTTTGGTCTACGTGATATAGAGAGTATTGGTGCAACTTGTTTGCATGAATTGTTGCGTAGAGTACCGAGTGTTACTGTCGAATTGGGGAAATGCTATGTACGTGGAGGTACGGCTGTGGATGGAAAAAGACCTGCCGCTATTGCCATAGATGGGATATTTGTCAATGATGATTACGACTTAGACAATATCCAGATGTCTGATGTTGAGAGAGTAGATGTCTTTAAGGGCGGCTCAACAGTTATCTGGGGAGCGATTGGTGGTATGGGTGTTATCTCTATAACAACGAAGAAAGGGGATTTCAAAGCGGCTTCTGTACCACTGACAAATACGAAGACTTTTACTACATTAGGCTATCAAATTCCACAAAGTTACACTCCTAACGCACATACTCCTGTGTGGTTACCTTCATTACGTGGTAGCTCTTTCCGTCTACTTTTACCTACAGAATATCGTTCAAACTATCGTATTATAATTGAAGGTGTGACAAGTGAAGGGAGAATTATCCACTATGTGGGAGAGTTAGGGAAGTAG
- a CDS encoding ABC transporter permease, protein MNYPLFIARKIYNGGDKTRKVSKPAITIATIGVAIGLAVMIVSVCVVLGFKHTIRDKMVGFGSHITVANFLTLQGSEQYPIAVNDSLIKELKGVPGVKHVQRYAYTQGILKTDNDFLGVMLKGVGPDFDSTFIHNNMVEGSLPHFSATENQQKLVISKTIADKLNLKVGQRLFAYFINDQGVRTRKFTIAGIYETNMKQFDSQICFTDLYTANKLNGWEADQYSGVELLVNDFSQLNNITLRVLNKVKNTTDHYGETYSAENIIDQNPQIFSWLDLMDLNVWIILALMVAVAGVTMISGLLIIILERTQMIGILKALGSRNRQIRHIFLWFATFIIGRGLLIGNIIGFGIIFLQKWTGLIKLDPQTYYVSTVPVEVNLPLIIALNLATLLVCVAVLIAPSYLISRIHPAKSMHYE, encoded by the coding sequence ATGAACTATCCGCTTTTTATTGCTCGTAAAATATATAACGGAGGAGACAAGACACGAAAGGTGTCGAAGCCTGCTATTACTATTGCTACTATTGGTGTAGCAATCGGTTTGGCTGTAATGATTGTGTCTGTGTGTGTTGTATTGGGCTTTAAGCATACTATCCGTGATAAGATGGTGGGCTTTGGAAGTCATATAACTGTAGCTAACTTCCTTACATTGCAGGGCTCTGAGCAATATCCAATAGCAGTAAACGATTCACTAATAAAGGAACTTAAGGGGGTACCTGGTGTAAAGCATGTGCAGCGTTATGCCTATACACAGGGTATATTAAAGACCGACAATGATTTCTTAGGTGTTATGTTGAAAGGTGTTGGACCAGACTTTGACTCTACCTTTATACATAACAATATGGTAGAAGGAAGTCTCCCCCATTTCTCTGCTACAGAGAATCAACAAAAGTTAGTTATCTCTAAAACGATTGCAGACAAACTTAATCTGAAGGTGGGACAACGTCTTTTTGCCTACTTTATCAACGACCAAGGTGTTCGTACACGTAAGTTTACTATCGCTGGTATCTATGAAACAAATATGAAGCAGTTTGATTCTCAGATTTGTTTCACTGATTTATATACTGCTAATAAGCTAAATGGCTGGGAAGCAGATCAATATAGCGGAGTTGAATTACTTGTTAACGACTTCTCACAACTGAACAATATAACTCTTCGCGTACTCAATAAAGTGAAGAATACGACTGACCATTACGGAGAAACTTACTCCGCAGAGAATATCATAGATCAAAATCCGCAGATATTCTCTTGGCTTGATTTAATGGACTTAAACGTATGGATTATTCTTGCACTTATGGTAGCGGTTGCTGGTGTCACGATGATATCAGGTTTATTGATTATCATTCTCGAACGTACCCAGATGATTGGTATCTTAAAGGCACTTGGTTCACGTAATCGTCAGATACGTCATATCTTCCTTTGGTTTGCTACCTTTATTATTGGTAGAGGTCTGCTTATTGGTAACATCATAGGATTTGGCATTATCTTCTTGCAGAAGTGGACTGGACTTATAAAGCTCGATCCACAAACTTATTATGTAAGTACGGTACCAGTAGAAGTCAACCTTCCACTTATTATTGCTCTTAACCTTGCTACATTGTTGGTATGTGTTGCAGTTCTGATTGCACCAAGCTATCTTATCAGTCGCATTCATCCAGCTAAGTCAATGCACTACGAGTAA
- the lepA gene encoding translation elongation factor 4, protein MNHIRNFCIIAHIDHGKSTLADRLLEYTQTIKITGGQMLDDMDLERERGITIKSHAIQMEYTLDKEKYILNLIDTPGHVDFSYEVSRSIAACEGALLIVDATQGVQAQTISNLYMAIDHNLEIIPVINKIDMPNAMPEEVEDEIVDLIGCDPKDIIRASGKTGEGVPDILEAIIKRIPSPTGDTKAPLQALIFDSIFNSFRGIITLCKVENGVIKKGDKVKFVQTGMEYAADEVGVLKMDMMPTQQLSTGEVGYIISGIKTATEVKVGDTVTHIVNPCEKAIEGFQEVKPMVFAGVYPVDPNDYEGLRSSLEKLQLNDASLTFQPESSQALGFGFRCGFLGLLHMEIIQERLDREFNMDVITTVPNVSYMVYDKQGNEKEVHNPSGLPDQTMIDHIEEPYIKASIITSSDYIGPIMTLCLDKRGELISQNYVSGNRLELLFMIPLGEIVIDFYDKLKSISKGYASFDYHIDSYRPSKLAKLDILLNGEPVDALSALTHESNAVVFGRRICEKLKDLIPRQQFDIAIQAAIGAKIVARETVKQVRKDVTAKCYGGDISRKRKLLEKQKKGKKRMKQIGNVQVPQKAFLAVLKLD, encoded by the coding sequence ATGAATCATATAAGAAATTTCTGCATTATTGCCCATATTGACCATGGTAAATCAACCTTGGCGGATCGTCTCCTTGAATATACTCAGACGATAAAGATTACTGGTGGACAGATGCTTGACGATATGGACTTGGAGCGTGAACGTGGTATTACTATCAAGAGTCATGCTATCCAAATGGAGTACACATTGGATAAGGAGAAATATATTCTTAATCTTATCGATACTCCGGGCCATGTAGACTTCTCGTATGAGGTGTCACGAAGCATTGCTGCGTGTGAAGGTGCATTGCTTATCGTTGATGCTACACAGGGAGTACAGGCTCAGACGATTTCTAACCTCTATATGGCTATTGATCATAACTTGGAGATTATCCCTGTTATCAACAAGATTGATATGCCAAATGCTATGCCTGAAGAGGTTGAAGACGAGATTGTTGACCTCATTGGTTGTGACCCAAAGGACATCATTCGTGCCAGTGGAAAGACTGGTGAGGGTGTACCAGACATACTTGAAGCAATCATTAAGCGTATCCCTTCACCAACAGGTGATACCAAAGCTCCGTTGCAGGCGCTTATTTTTGACTCTATCTTCAACTCTTTCCGTGGTATTATCACACTGTGTAAGGTTGAGAATGGTGTCATCAAGAAGGGTGATAAAGTTAAGTTTGTACAGACAGGAATGGAATACGCTGCTGATGAAGTGGGCGTATTGAAGATGGATATGATGCCTACCCAACAGCTCTCAACAGGAGAGGTGGGATACATCATCTCTGGTATCAAGACTGCCACAGAGGTGAAGGTGGGTGATACTGTTACCCATATAGTCAATCCTTGTGAGAAAGCTATTGAAGGATTCCAAGAAGTAAAGCCTATGGTCTTTGCTGGTGTCTATCCTGTTGACCCAAATGATTACGAAGGATTGCGTTCTTCATTGGAGAAACTGCAGTTGAATGATGCCTCACTAACCTTCCAGCCAGAGAGTTCTCAGGCTTTGGGCTTTGGTTTCCGTTGTGGCTTCTTAGGTCTGCTTCACATGGAGATTATACAGGAACGTTTGGATCGTGAGTTCAACATGGATGTCATTACCACTGTGCCTAACGTAAGTTACATGGTATATGACAAGCAAGGAAATGAAAAGGAGGTTCATAATCCATCTGGTCTACCAGATCAGACAATGATTGATCATATTGAAGAACCTTATATTAAAGCTTCTATTATCACCTCCAGTGATTACATTGGTCCTATCATGACGCTTTGTCTTGATAAGCGTGGTGAACTCATCAGTCAGAACTATGTGAGTGGAAATCGTTTGGAACTCCTCTTTATGATTCCATTGGGTGAGATAGTGATAGATTTCTATGATAAGCTGAAGAGTATTTCAAAGGGTTACGCTTCATTTGATTATCATATCGATTCTTACCGTCCTTCTAAGTTAGCTAAGCTTGACATTCTTTTGAATGGAGAGCCTGTTGATGCCCTATCAGCACTGACACATGAGAGTAATGCTGTTGTTTTTGGTCGAAGAATATGCGAGAAGCTAAAAGACTTAATCCCACGTCAGCAGTTTGATATCGCTATTCAGGCTGCTATCGGAGCAAAGATTGTTGCACGAGAGACCGTTAAGCAGGTACGTAAGGACGTGACAGCCAAGTGTTATGGTGGTGATATCAGCCGTAAGCGTAAACTTCTTGAGAAACAGAAGAAGGGTAAGAAGCGTATGAAACAGATTGGAAACGTACAGGTTCCACAGAAAGCATTCCTTGCAGTATTGAAGTTAGATTAA
- a CDS encoding YggS family pyridoxal phosphate-dependent enzyme, with translation MYDVANNLHEVLGNLPDGVKLVAISKFHPNEYLEVAYREGQRIFGESQVQELSRKFETLPKDIEWHFIGHLQTNKVKYIAPYISMVEAVDSLKLLKEINKQAAKYNRVINVLLELHIAEEETKYGFTPDACRELLESGEWKELKNVHISGLMMMASNVDDRNQIKKEMTLAADLFDELKVKYFADDPEFKERSWGMSHDYDIAVECRSTMVRVGTTIFGPRVY, from the coding sequence ATGTATGATGTAGCAAATAATTTACACGAAGTGCTTGGGAATCTTCCTGATGGTGTGAAGTTGGTTGCCATCAGTAAGTTTCACCCTAACGAATATTTGGAAGTGGCTTATCGGGAAGGGCAGCGCATCTTTGGCGAGAGTCAGGTGCAGGAACTATCTCGTAAGTTTGAAACACTCCCAAAGGATATAGAATGGCACTTTATTGGTCATCTACAGACCAATAAAGTGAAATATATTGCTCCCTATATTTCTATGGTTGAGGCAGTTGACTCTTTGAAGCTTTTAAAGGAAATCAACAAGCAAGCTGCGAAGTACAACCGTGTCATCAACGTTCTTCTTGAACTCCATATTGCAGAAGAGGAAACAAAGTATGGCTTCACTCCTGATGCTTGTCGTGAGCTATTGGAAAGCGGTGAATGGAAGGAACTTAAGAATGTACACATCTCAGGTTTAATGATGATGGCATCAAATGTAGATGACCGTAATCAAATTAAAAAGGAGATGACGTTGGCAGCAGACCTCTTTGACGAACTGAAGGTAAAGTATTTTGCAGATGACCCTGAATTCAAAGAGCGTTCATGGGGTATGAGTCATGACTATGATATAGCCGTAGAATGCCGTTCAACAATGGTTCGTGTGGGAACAACTATCTTTGGTCCGCGTGTTTATTAA
- a CDS encoding pyridoxal phosphate-dependent aminotransferase, protein MPEISVRGLEMPESPIRKLAPLAVAAKKRGIKVYHLNIGQPDLPTPQCGLDALKKIDRKLLEYSPSQGYLSYREKLCDFYEKFNINVTPDDIIITAGGSEAVLYSFMACLNPGDEIIVPEPAYANYMAFAISAGAKIKTIATSIEEGFALPKVEKFEELINEKTRAIMICNPNNPTGYLYTRREMNQIRDLVKKYDLYLFSDEVYREYIYTGSPYISAMHLQGIENNTVLIDSVSKRYSECGIRIGALITKNEEIRKAVMKFCQARLSPPLIGQIVAEASLDAPASYYRDVYDEYVERRKCLIDGLNRIPGVYSPIPMGAFYTVAKLPVDDSDKFCRWCLEEFNYEGETVMMAPASGFYTTPGAGHNQVRIAYVLKREDLQRALIVLQKALEAYPGRVDEE, encoded by the coding sequence ATGCCGGAAATATCAGTTCGTGGACTTGAAATGCCGGAGTCACCTATTAGAAAACTGGCTCCACTTGCCGTTGCAGCAAAGAAACGTGGTATTAAAGTTTACCATTTGAATATCGGTCAACCAGATCTTCCAACACCGCAATGCGGACTGGACGCTCTGAAAAAGATTGATCGTAAACTTTTAGAGTACTCACCATCTCAAGGCTATCTTTCTTATAGGGAAAAACTCTGTGACTTTTATGAGAAGTTCAACATAAACGTTACACCAGACGATATCATCATTACTGCTGGTGGTTCTGAAGCTGTGCTGTATTCTTTTATGGCATGTCTAAATCCTGGAGATGAAATCATCGTTCCAGAGCCTGCATATGCTAATTATATGGCATTTGCTATATCAGCTGGTGCAAAGATAAAGACGATTGCAACCTCTATAGAAGAAGGATTTGCACTGCCTAAGGTTGAGAAGTTTGAGGAACTTATCAACGAGAAGACACGTGCTATCATGATATGTAATCCAAACAACCCTACTGGTTATCTGTATACAAGAAGGGAGATGAATCAGATTCGTGACCTCGTTAAGAAGTACGATCTTTATCTCTTCTCGGATGAGGTTTATCGTGAGTATATCTATACAGGGTCGCCTTATATCTCTGCAATGCACTTACAGGGAATTGAGAATAATACGGTTCTTATTGATTCTGTGTCAAAGCGTTACAGTGAGTGCGGTATTCGTATTGGTGCGTTGATAACAAAGAATGAAGAGATACGTAAGGCTGTAATGAAGTTCTGTCAGGCACGTCTCTCTCCCCCACTGATTGGTCAGATTGTTGCTGAAGCAAGTCTTGATGCACCTGCTTCTTACTATCGTGATGTCTATGATGAATATGTGGAGCGTCGTAAATGTCTTATTGACGGACTAAATCGTATTCCGGGTGTTTACTCTCCTATCCCTATGGGCGCCTTTTATACTGTAGCTAAACTCCCTGTTGACGACTCAGATAAGTTCTGTCGTTGGTGTTTGGAGGAATTCAATTATGAAGGTGAGACTGTAATGATGGCTCCAGCCAGTGGCTTCTATACAACGCCAGGTGCTGGACATAACCAAGTTCGCATTGCTTACGTACTCAAACGTGAAGACTTACAGCGTGCTTTGATTGTTCTTCAAAAAGCTTTGGAGGCATATCCAGGACGTGTAGATGAAGAGTAA